The following proteins are encoded in a genomic region of Cryptomeria japonica chromosome 11, Sugi_1.0, whole genome shotgun sequence:
- the LOC131051395 gene encoding probable disease resistance protein At1g61300: MASSSSSFTVFKRETPAVCKKIYDAFISHRGPDAKATVAFALYEALEEKGYWTFLDEQELQFGDSITSAIQDAIYSSKVQIAIFSPRYAESSWCLDELVDMLKTKALFIPVFYDVKPSELRYLDKGCYAAAFAEHNKKKRFSKDKIDKWKAALESSADKSGYEFSTSNGNVERVCTEIALAVQQEAGKTFKGVEKHQKSLYADEAALTSTSAMVKKSSLLPRDSHPVGIDTRVKDMVGLLKDPKDQVIAVVGMGGLGKTFLLQNVYKAIKSKYEHSIWLSISKSYSLKNLQHDIASQIGLESKIVDAKVTEERATELIHNHLEGKRSLIVLDDLWTLSAENSLLDKLGLPIDKDCKVVVTTRNRQVALNSGAQIYEMKNLSDEDSWRLFCIYAFPRSVGNRAPPHLEEEGQKIVKQCGNLPLAIKTIAASLANTTLLSKWKLKRRQLERVAIPIGDLDPVMEILKLSYDSLPAYLKPCFTYLSFFPEDEEIIPEYLINLWIGEGLVPGGEDQLDMDQWDLAWDWFDQLAQLCLLQICEEYYHDTMITRYCKIHDLLHDLAIQIAKEDKCVFSVEEVSKPTSGATGWGRILLAKKGLHDLAISDTSRPVYLRTLSLSRNRETTSIQDKLFSSMRGLRVLDLSWTKISTLPTSLGKMVLLRVLNLTETEINEVPQCVKHLKSLLFLALPRYCMSLPAWISELRYLQHLHCTCVRPMPKGISKLASLKTLRTYFFDLSTEEDEFMRLDDFVNMTQLQEVQLLVRHEMECKKTEEGILAQLVEMRHLKILNEGTEFLQFSEKMRAMKHLERLSLWKFIMPSWIHELANLRVLDLNNFECNEFPELQAMPNLVALKIEGNESCRKLPKAFGKSGGFPQLRFLHLAQLYSLKELPELEDGAMPCLQQLYIVEIYLKKVEGLERLKRLELFDYWLSIPKHESWETLKEGGEYWKKIKAINPRVHIEI; this comes from the exons ATGGCGTCTTCCTCCTCATCTTTCACTGTTTTTAAGAGAGAAACGCCCGCTGTATGTAAGAAAATATATGATGCATTCATCAGCCACCGAGGCCCTGATGCCAAAGCAACGGTTGCTTTTGCACTTTACGAAGCTCTGGAGGAAAAGGGATATTGGACATTTCTTGATGAACAAGAACTACAATTCGGAGATTCAATTACCTCTGCCATACAAGATgcaatatactcttctaaagtgcAGATCGCCATCTTCTCGCCACGATATGCGGAGTCGTCTTGGTGTCTAGATGAGCTGGTAGACATGCTGAAAACCAAGGCTCTCTTCATTCCTGTATTTTACGATGTGAAGCCTTCTGAGCTTCGCTACCTTGACAAGGGATGTTATGCAGCTGCATTCGCTGAACATAACAAAAAGAAGAGATTCAGCAAGGACAAGATTGACAAGTGGAAAGCAGCCCTCGAGTCTTCCGCAGATAAATCTGGCTACGAATTCAGCACATCTAATGG TAATGTCGAGAGGGTGTGTACAGAGATTGCTTTAGCTGTGCAACAAGAGGCTGGAAAGACATTTAAGGGAGTTGAAAAACATCAGAAAAGTCTCTATGCAGACGAGGCAGCGTTAACAAGTACATCAGCAATGGTGAAGAAATCAAGTCTTCTGCCCAGAGATTCACATCCAGTGGGCATCGATACCAGAGTTAAAGACATGGTAGGCTTGTTGAAAGACCCAAAAGATCAAGTTATAGCTGTGGTTGGTATGGGCGGCTTGGGGAAAACATTTCTTCTCCAAAATGTCTACAAAGCTATAAAATCCAAGTATGAACATTCTATTTGGCTGTCTATTTCTAAATCTTACTCTCTCAAGAATTTGCAGCATGATATAGCCTCCCAAATAGGTTTAGAAAGTAAAATTGTAGACGCTAAAGTAACTGAAGAGAGAGCGACTGAATTGATTCATAACCATCTCGAAGGGAAAAGATCACTCATTGTACTGGATGATCTATGGACGCTGTCTGCTGAAAATTCTTTGTTAGATAAACTTGGTCTGCCGATTGACAAAGATTGTAAAGTTGTGGTTACTACAAGAAATAGGCAGGTTGCTCTAAATTCAGGTGCTCAGATTTATGAGATGAAAAATTTGTCGGACGAAGACAGTTGGAGGCTTTTTTGTATCTACGCATTTCCGCGTAGTGTGGGAAATAGAGCGCCACCGCACCTGGAAGAGGAGGGTCAGAAGATTGTAAAGCAATGTGGAAATTTACCTCTGGCTATCAAAACGATAGCAGCATCTCTAGCCAATACCACACTTCTCAGCAAATGGAAGTTGAAGCGCCGTCAGCTGGAAAGAGTAGCTATTCCCATTGGTGACCTTGACCCTGTCATGGAGATTCTCAAATTGAGTTATGACTCTTTGCCTGCATATCTTAAACCGTGTTTTACatatctttctttctttcctgaggACGAGGAGATAATACCAGAGTATTTGATAAATCTGTGGATAGGAGAAGGATTAGTCCCAGGAGGAGAGGATCAGTTGGATATGGATCAGTGGGATCTGGCCTGGGATTGGTTTGATCAACTTGCCCAGCTGTGTTTGCTTCAAATTTGTGAGGAATATTATCACGATACTATGATAACCAGATACTGTAAAATTCATGATCTGTTGCATGATTTGGCCATACAAATTGCAAAAGAAGATAAATGTGTTTTTTCTGTTGAAGAAGTCTCTAAACCTACAAGTGGTGCCACTGGCTGGGGTCGGATTTTACTGGCTAAGAAAGGTCTGCATGATTTGGCCATCTCAGATACTAGCCGTCCTGTTTATCTTCGGACACTCTCACTCTCTCGGAATCGGGAGACTACAAGCATTCAGGATAAATTGTTTAGCAGTATGAGAGGACTGCGCGTTCTGGATTTGAGCTGGACAAAGATCTCTACATTGCCCACGTCCCTTGGAAAGATGGTTCTTCTTAGAGTCCTGAATTTAACTGAAACGGAGATTAACGAGGTACCGCAGTGTGTGAAACATTTGAAAAGTCTCTTGTTTCTTGCTTTGCCTCGCTATTGTATGTCACTACCAGCGTGGATAAGTGAACTAAGATATCTTCAGCATTTACATTGCACTTGCGTTCGACCCATGCCAAAAGGAATATCAAAGCTGGCCTCTTTGAAAACACTGCGAACATATTTCTTTGACTTGTCCACAGAAGAGGACGAATTCATGAGGTTAGACGATTTCGTCAATATGACTCAGCTTCAGGAAGTGCAGTTACTTGTTCGGCATGAGATGGAGTGTAAGAAGACGGAAGAAGGGATCCTTGCGCAGCTGGTGGAGATGCGTCATCTGAAAATCTTGAATGAAGGAACAGAGTTTCTGCAATTTTCGGAGAAAATGAGGGCAATGAAACATCTGGAAAGACTTTCATTATGGAAGTTTATTATGCCAAGTTGGATACACGAGTTGGCAAATCTAAGGGTATTAGATTTAAATAATTTTGAATGTAATGAATTTCCCGAATTACAAGCAATGCCCAATCTAGTGGCGTTGAAAATAGAGGGGAATGAGAGTTGCAGAAAATTGCCAAAGGCCTTTGGAAAGTCAGGAGGCTTTCCACAACTGCGTTTCTTGCATCTTGCACAGCTCTATTCATTAAAGGAGTTACCCGAATTAGAAGATGGAGCGATGCCATGTCTTCAACAATTGTATATAGTTGAAATTTATTTGAAGAAAGTGGAGGGATTGGAGCGATTGAAAAGACTCGAGCTGTTCGATTACTGGTTGTCAATACCGAAACATGAATCGTGGGAGACTTTAAAGGAAGGCGGGGAATATTGGAAAAAAATCAAAGCCATAAATCCTCGTGTACATATTGAAATTTAA